One window of the Mixophyes fleayi isolate aMixFle1 chromosome 6, aMixFle1.hap1, whole genome shotgun sequence genome contains the following:
- the PSMD12 gene encoding 26S proteasome non-ATPase regulatory subunit 12, with product MADDTERSDGRIVKMEVDYSATVDQRLPECEKLVAEGKLQEVIETLLSLEKQTRTASDMLSTSRILVAIVKMCYEAKEWDLLNENVMLLSKRRSQLKQAVAKMVQQTCKYVEEITDLPIKLRLIDTLRTVTEGKIYVEIERARLTNTLAGIKEQSGDVTEAASILQELQVETYGSMEKKEKVEFILEQMRLCLAVKDYIRTQIISKKINTKFFQDENTEQLKLKYYNLMIQLDQHEGSYLSICKHYRAIYDTPCIQAESEKWQQALKSVVLYVILSPYDNEQSDLVHRISTDKKLEDIPKYKDLLKLFTTMELMRWNTLVDEYGKELREGSLDSVATDVFSCNEEGEKHWKDLKNRVVEHNIRIMAKYYTRITMKRMSQLLDLAIDESEEFLSNLVVNKTIYAKVDRLAGIINFQRPKDPNDLLNDWSQKLNSLMALVNKTTHLIAKEEMIHNLQ from the exons ATGGCTGACGATACGGAGCGCTCCGATGGCCGCATCGTTAAGATGGAGGTGGACTATAGCGCCACGGTGGATCAGCGGCTGCCGGAGTGCGAGAAGCTGGTGGCG GAAGGAAAACTCCAGGAAGTGATTGAAACACTTCTGTCCTTGGAAAAACAGACTCGAACA GCGTCTGATATGCTGTCCACGTCTCGTATTTTGGTGGCCATAGTGAAAATGTGCTATGAAGCCAAAGAGTGGGACCTGCTGAATGAAAATGTTATGCTCCTTTCCAAGAGGAGGAGTCAGCTCAAACAG GCCGTGGCTAAGATGGTCCAGCAGACCTGTAAGTACGTGGAGGAGATCACAGACCTTCCAATCAAACTGCGATTAATTGATACATTGCGGACGGTTACAGAAGGAAAG ATATATGTAGAAATCGAACGTGCTCGGCTCACAAATACCCTGGCTGGTATAAAGGAACAGAGTGGGGATGTGACTGAGGCAGCCTCCATCCTACAGGAACTTCAG GTGGAGACCTATGGCTCAATGGAGAAGAAGGAGAAAGTAGAGTTTATCTTGGAGCAGATGCGCCTGTGCTTGGCTGTGAAAGATTACATTCGCACCCAAATCATCAGCAAGAAAATCAACACTAAGTTTTTCCAAGATGAGAACACAGAG CAGCTGAAGCTGAAGTATTACAACCTCATGATTCAGCTGGATCAACATGAAGGCTCCTACCTGTCCATATGTAAACACTACCGGGCCATTTATGACACCCCCTGCATCCAGGCAGAGAGTGAGAAGTGGCAACAG GCCCTGAAGAGTGTTGTGTTGTACGTCATTCTGTCCCCGTACGACAACGAGCAGTCTGACCTGGTCCacaggataagcactgacaagaAACTGGAAGATATCCCCAAATATAA GGATCTGCTGAAACTTTTCACCACGATGGAGTTGATGCGGTGGAACACGCTGGTGGACGAGTACGGCAAGGAACTGAGAGAAGGCTCCCTGGACAGCGTGGCTACAGATGTCTTCAGCTGCAACGAAGAGGGAGAGAAACACTGGAAGGATCTCAAGAACAGAGTAGTGGAGCAT AATATAAGAATTATGGCAAAATATTACACAAGGATTACAATGAAGAGAATGTCCCAATTACTGGATCTCGCCATTGAT gAATCTGAAGAGTTTCTCTCCAATTTAGTCGTTAACAAGACCATTTACGCCAAGGTGGACAGATTGGCTGGCATAATCAACTTCCAGAGGCCGAAAGATCCCAATGACCTGCTTAATGACTGGTCCCAGAAATTAAACTCTCTGATGGCGTTGGTCAATAAGACAACACACCTTATAGCCAAAGAAGAGATGATCCACAATCTGCAGTGA